A single window of Bos javanicus breed banteng chromosome 19, ARS-OSU_banteng_1.0, whole genome shotgun sequence DNA harbors:
- the FAM222B gene encoding protein FAM222B isoform X1, whose amino-acid sequence MLACLPGPGDLSFQLLSHTQMNTGLQKWDTTQKMRTAHYPTPAELDAYAKKVANNPLTIKIFPNSVKVPQRKHVRRTVNGLDTSAQRYSPYPTQAATRAGLLAIVKVPAKSILKDFDGTRARLLPEAIMNPPVAPYATVAPSTLAHPQAQALARQQALQHAQTLAHAPPQTLQHPQGIPPPQALSHPQSLQQPQGLGHPQPMAQTQGLVHPQALSHQGLQHPPTPLLHGGRKMPDSDAPPNVTVSTSTIPLSMAATLQHSQPPDLSSIVHQINQFCQTRAGVSTTSVCEGQIANPSPISRSLLINASTRVSTHSVPTPMPSCVVNPMEHTHAASAALPPAGPVNLPAGLSRAPTGYPSDLKPVAWNQHQLAHLQQMCGEAGGTPAPGLTGKHAAGRELAGPGLVGKTPAYPQELCLAQSFHLKPPLEKPTPSPPVNGLAAPLAYPNGHYFQPLWNNILPTPNSDSSGSQDLAVPFHGGQPTGAPLDCAAVAAGAHFRAGTGGGPVASQNSLIQTVDYLSGDFQQACFREQSLAMLSKAHRAPGNRAPDPTDSRSLHVQHPGYR is encoded by the exons ATGCTAGCCTGTCTACCAGGGCCAGGTGACCTGTCCTTTCAGCTTCTCTCTCACACGCAGATGAACACTGGACTTCAGAAAT gGGACACTACACAGAAAATGAGAACTGCTCACTACCCTACCCCAGCCGAATTGGACGCGTATGCTAAGAAGGTCGCAAACAACCCACTGACTATAAAAATCTTCCCCAACAGTGTGAAGGTTCCCCAGCGGAAACACGTTCGTCGTACTGTGAACGGCCTGGACACATCGGCCCAGCGCTACAGCCCCTACCCGACTCAGGCCGCCACCAGGGCAGGCCTGCTGGCCATTGTCAAAGTGCCAGCCAAAAGCATACTCAAGGACTTTGACGGCACCCGAGCCCGGTTGCTCCCCGAGGCCATCATGAACCCCCCAGTGGCGCCCTATGCTACTGTGGCACCCAGCACTTTagcccacccccaggcccaggcTCTGGCCCGCCAGCAGGCCCTGCAGCACGCACAGACCCTGGCCCACGCCCCTCCCCAGACGCTGCAGCACCCTCAGGGTATCCCGCCACCCCAGGCGCTGTCCCACCCCCAGAGCCTCCAACAGCCTCAGGGCCTGGGTCACCCTCAGCCCATGGCCCAGACCCAGGGCTTGGTCCACCCTCAGGCCCTGTCTCACCAGGGTCTCCAGCACCCCCCCACTCCCTTGCTGCATGGAGGCCGGAAGATGCCAGACTCAGATGCCCCCCCGAATGTGACCGTGTCTACCTCAACTATCCCCCTTTCAATGGCGGCTACCCTGCAGCACAGCCAGCCCCCGGACCTGAGCAGCATCGTGCACCAGATCAACCAGTTTTGCCAGACGCGGGCGGGCGTCAGCACTACCTCAGTGTGTGAGGGCCAGATCGCCAACCCCAGCCCCATTAGTCGCAGTCTGCTCATCAATGCAAGCACTCGGGTGTCGACCCACAGCGTCCCCACACCAATGCCTTCATGTGTGGTCAATCCCATGGAGCACACCCATGCGGCCAGTGCCGCGCTGCCCCCTGCGGGCCCCGTCAACCTGCCCGCGGGCCTCTCGCGTGCCCCCACTGGCTACCCTAGCGACCTCAAGCCAGTCGCCTGGAACCAGCACCAGCTGGCACACCTGCAGCAGATGTGCGGTGAGGCCGGTGGGACACCGGCCCCTGGCCTGACAGGCAAGCATGCAGCAGGACGCGAGTTGGCAGGGCCTGGCTTGGTGGGCAAGACCCCTGCCTACCCGCAGGAACTCTGCCTGGCACAGTCTTTCCATCTGAAGCCACCCCTGGAGAAGCCAACCCCGTCCCCACCCGTCAACGGCCTGGCCGCCCCACTGGCCTACCCCAATGGTCACTACTTCCAACCCCTGTGGAACAACATTCTGCCCACTCCCAATAGCGACAGCTCGGGGTCTCAGGACCTCGCCGTGCCGTTCCACGGTGGGCAGCCCACGGGCGCACCCCTCGACTGTGCGGCGGTGGCTGCTGGGGCCCACTTCCGGGCAGGGACCGGGGGCGGTCCAGTGGCAAGCCAGAACAGCTTGATACAAACGGTGGATTACCTAAGTGGGGATTTCCAGCAGGCCTGCTTCCGAGAACAGAGCCTGGCCATGCTGAGCAAGGCCCACCGAGCCCCTGGCAACCGAGCCCCTGACCCCACAGATAGTCGAAGTCTTCATGTTCAGCACCCCGGGTATAGATAG
- the FAM222B gene encoding protein FAM222B isoform X2: protein MRTAHYPTPAELDAYAKKVANNPLTIKIFPNSVKVPQRKHVRRTVNGLDTSAQRYSPYPTQAATRAGLLAIVKVPAKSILKDFDGTRARLLPEAIMNPPVAPYATVAPSTLAHPQAQALARQQALQHAQTLAHAPPQTLQHPQGIPPPQALSHPQSLQQPQGLGHPQPMAQTQGLVHPQALSHQGLQHPPTPLLHGGRKMPDSDAPPNVTVSTSTIPLSMAATLQHSQPPDLSSIVHQINQFCQTRAGVSTTSVCEGQIANPSPISRSLLINASTRVSTHSVPTPMPSCVVNPMEHTHAASAALPPAGPVNLPAGLSRAPTGYPSDLKPVAWNQHQLAHLQQMCGEAGGTPAPGLTGKHAAGRELAGPGLVGKTPAYPQELCLAQSFHLKPPLEKPTPSPPVNGLAAPLAYPNGHYFQPLWNNILPTPNSDSSGSQDLAVPFHGGQPTGAPLDCAAVAAGAHFRAGTGGGPVASQNSLIQTVDYLSGDFQQACFREQSLAMLSKAHRAPGNRAPDPTDSRSLHVQHPGYR from the coding sequence ATGAGAACTGCTCACTACCCTACCCCAGCCGAATTGGACGCGTATGCTAAGAAGGTCGCAAACAACCCACTGACTATAAAAATCTTCCCCAACAGTGTGAAGGTTCCCCAGCGGAAACACGTTCGTCGTACTGTGAACGGCCTGGACACATCGGCCCAGCGCTACAGCCCCTACCCGACTCAGGCCGCCACCAGGGCAGGCCTGCTGGCCATTGTCAAAGTGCCAGCCAAAAGCATACTCAAGGACTTTGACGGCACCCGAGCCCGGTTGCTCCCCGAGGCCATCATGAACCCCCCAGTGGCGCCCTATGCTACTGTGGCACCCAGCACTTTagcccacccccaggcccaggcTCTGGCCCGCCAGCAGGCCCTGCAGCACGCACAGACCCTGGCCCACGCCCCTCCCCAGACGCTGCAGCACCCTCAGGGTATCCCGCCACCCCAGGCGCTGTCCCACCCCCAGAGCCTCCAACAGCCTCAGGGCCTGGGTCACCCTCAGCCCATGGCCCAGACCCAGGGCTTGGTCCACCCTCAGGCCCTGTCTCACCAGGGTCTCCAGCACCCCCCCACTCCCTTGCTGCATGGAGGCCGGAAGATGCCAGACTCAGATGCCCCCCCGAATGTGACCGTGTCTACCTCAACTATCCCCCTTTCAATGGCGGCTACCCTGCAGCACAGCCAGCCCCCGGACCTGAGCAGCATCGTGCACCAGATCAACCAGTTTTGCCAGACGCGGGCGGGCGTCAGCACTACCTCAGTGTGTGAGGGCCAGATCGCCAACCCCAGCCCCATTAGTCGCAGTCTGCTCATCAATGCAAGCACTCGGGTGTCGACCCACAGCGTCCCCACACCAATGCCTTCATGTGTGGTCAATCCCATGGAGCACACCCATGCGGCCAGTGCCGCGCTGCCCCCTGCGGGCCCCGTCAACCTGCCCGCGGGCCTCTCGCGTGCCCCCACTGGCTACCCTAGCGACCTCAAGCCAGTCGCCTGGAACCAGCACCAGCTGGCACACCTGCAGCAGATGTGCGGTGAGGCCGGTGGGACACCGGCCCCTGGCCTGACAGGCAAGCATGCAGCAGGACGCGAGTTGGCAGGGCCTGGCTTGGTGGGCAAGACCCCTGCCTACCCGCAGGAACTCTGCCTGGCACAGTCTTTCCATCTGAAGCCACCCCTGGAGAAGCCAACCCCGTCCCCACCCGTCAACGGCCTGGCCGCCCCACTGGCCTACCCCAATGGTCACTACTTCCAACCCCTGTGGAACAACATTCTGCCCACTCCCAATAGCGACAGCTCGGGGTCTCAGGACCTCGCCGTGCCGTTCCACGGTGGGCAGCCCACGGGCGCACCCCTCGACTGTGCGGCGGTGGCTGCTGGGGCCCACTTCCGGGCAGGGACCGGGGGCGGTCCAGTGGCAAGCCAGAACAGCTTGATACAAACGGTGGATTACCTAAGTGGGGATTTCCAGCAGGCCTGCTTCCGAGAACAGAGCCTGGCCATGCTGAGCAAGGCCCACCGAGCCCCTGGCAACCGAGCCCCTGACCCCACAGATAGTCGAAGTCTTCATGTTCAGCACCCCGGGTATAGATAG